A portion of the Bacillus sp. es.034 genome contains these proteins:
- a CDS encoding protein arginine kinase: protein MSLEKFLSNAVSSWMSEEGPNSDIVLSSRVRLARNLTDFRFSTLYSSEEAKEIVDRVKEKLTSYPKNLGELEFLPTSEIQPLQKRVLMEKHLISPNLAEETNYGAVLLSGEEDISIMVNEEDHIRIQCLYPGLQLKEALQKANQIDDWFESEFDFAFDEKHGYLTTCPTNVGTGLRASVMMHLPGLVLTQQLNRIIPAINQLGLVVRGIYGEGSEALGNIFQISNQTTLGKSEEDIVEDLLSVVKQIIEKEQSARDALVQTSNIQLEDRIFRSLGVLEHSRIIESKEAAKCLSDVRLGIDLGYIKVISKNILNELMILTQPGFLQQYSGGPLRPNERDIRRSSLIRERIKLDKDTCEEEK from the coding sequence ATGAGTCTTGAGAAGTTCTTGAGTAATGCCGTCAGTTCCTGGATGAGTGAAGAGGGACCGAATTCGGATATTGTCCTCAGCTCCAGGGTAAGGCTTGCGAGGAATCTGACGGACTTCCGTTTTTCCACTCTTTATTCTTCAGAGGAAGCAAAGGAAATCGTGGATCGGGTAAAGGAGAAGCTCACATCATATCCAAAGAATTTAGGAGAATTAGAATTTTTACCTACAAGTGAGATTCAGCCTCTCCAAAAGAGGGTATTAATGGAGAAACACCTCATAAGTCCAAATTTGGCAGAGGAAACGAATTACGGAGCTGTCCTTTTATCAGGTGAGGAAGATATTAGCATAATGGTAAACGAAGAGGACCATATTCGAATACAGTGTTTATATCCCGGTCTGCAATTGAAGGAAGCTTTACAGAAAGCCAATCAGATCGATGATTGGTTTGAAAGTGAATTTGACTTTGCGTTTGATGAGAAGCATGGATACTTAACGACTTGTCCTACCAATGTGGGGACTGGGCTCAGGGCTTCAGTCATGATGCACTTGCCGGGACTGGTGTTGACGCAGCAATTAAACCGTATCATCCCAGCAATCAATCAGCTGGGGTTAGTGGTGCGAGGGATTTACGGAGAAGGCAGCGAAGCGCTGGGTAACATCTTTCAGATCTCCAATCAAACGACACTTGGTAAGTCGGAAGAAGATATCGTAGAAGATTTGTTAAGTGTTGTGAAGCAGATCATCGAGAAAGAGCAATCGGCAAGGGACGCATTAGTTCAAACGTCAAACATACAATTAGAGGATAGGATCTTCCGTTCTCTAGGGGTGCTGGAGCACAGCAGGATCATTGAGTCCAAAGAAGCTGCGAAATGTTTATCGGATGTCAGGCTTGGAATTGATTTAGGATACATCAAAGTGATATCTAAGAATATATTGAATGAACTAATGATTTTAACCCAACCTGGTTTTTTACAACAATATTCTGGAGGTCCACTGAGACCAAATGAACGAGATATAAGAAGGTCTTCTTTGATTCGGGAGCGAATTAAGTTAGATAAAGATACATGTGAGGAGGAAAAATAA
- the clpC gene encoding ATP-dependent protease ATP-binding subunit ClpC — protein MMFGRFTERAQKVLALAQEEAIRLSHSNIGTEHILLGLVREGEGIAAKALTALGLSPEKIQKEVEGLIGKGTEKSQTIHYTPRAKKVIELSMDEARKLGHSYVGTEHILLGLIREGEGVAARVLGNLGVSLNKARQQVLQLLGSNDSSNHQGGGNANANTPTLDSLARDLTAIAREGSLDPVIGRSKEIQRVIEVLSRRTKNNPVLIGEPGVGKTAIAEGLAQQIIANEVPEILRDKRVMTLDMGTVVAGTKYRGEFEDRLKKVMDEIRQAGNIILFIDELHTLIGAGGAEGAIDASNILKPSLARGELQCIGATTLDEYRKYIEKDAALERRFQPIQVNEPTASESIQILKGLRDRYEAHHRVSITDEAIDAAVKLSDRYISDRFLPDKAIDLIDEAGSKVRLRSYTTPPNLKELEAKLEEIRKEKDAAVQSQEFEKAASLRDSEQKLREELEETKNTWKEKQGQENTEVTVEDIAKVVSNWTGVPVSKLAQTETDRLLKLEEILHSRVIGQSEAVVAVSKAVRRARAGLKDPKRPIGSFIFLGPTGVGKTELARALAESMFGDEDAMIRIDMSEYMEKHSTSRLVGSPPGYVGYEEGGQLTEKVRRKPYSVVLLDEIEKAHPDVFNILLQVLEDGRLTDSKGRTVDFRNTVLIMTSNVGAQSLKSNKYVGFNIQDGKQDYKDMKGKVMEELKRAFRPEFLNRIDEIIVFHSLEKDHLKEIVTLMSNQLTTRLKEQDIHLELSPAAKEKIADEGFDPEYGARPLRRAIQKYVEDKLSEELLRGKVLTGQNILIDVEDSEFVVKVQEEEAANTPT, from the coding sequence ATGATGTTTGGTCGATTTACAGAAAGAGCCCAAAAAGTATTGGCATTAGCTCAAGAAGAAGCGATTCGTTTGTCGCACAGTAATATTGGTACTGAACATATTTTATTGGGACTTGTCCGCGAAGGTGAAGGTATCGCCGCCAAGGCACTTACGGCATTGGGACTGAGCCCTGAAAAGATCCAGAAGGAAGTGGAAGGATTGATCGGGAAAGGAACCGAGAAATCTCAAACGATCCATTACACACCTCGTGCGAAGAAAGTGATTGAACTTTCCATGGATGAGGCCCGTAAGCTGGGTCACTCATATGTAGGAACGGAACATATTTTGCTGGGATTGATCCGCGAGGGTGAAGGAGTGGCCGCCCGGGTACTTGGTAATCTTGGTGTCAGCTTGAATAAAGCGAGACAGCAGGTATTGCAGTTGCTTGGAAGCAATGATTCAAGCAATCATCAGGGTGGAGGCAACGCCAATGCCAATACGCCTACACTTGACAGCTTAGCCCGTGATCTAACGGCCATTGCCCGTGAAGGCAGCCTGGATCCGGTCATTGGTCGAAGCAAGGAAATTCAGCGCGTCATCGAAGTGCTGAGTCGTCGTACGAAGAATAACCCGGTATTAATCGGTGAGCCCGGAGTAGGTAAGACAGCGATCGCAGAAGGCCTCGCACAACAGATCATCGCCAATGAAGTGCCTGAAATCCTGCGCGACAAACGAGTTATGACCCTTGATATGGGTACGGTTGTAGCCGGCACTAAATACCGCGGGGAATTCGAGGACAGACTGAAGAAGGTCATGGATGAAATCCGTCAGGCGGGTAATATCATCCTCTTCATTGATGAACTTCATACCCTGATCGGTGCAGGTGGGGCGGAAGGTGCGATCGATGCATCGAATATCTTAAAACCATCCCTTGCACGTGGGGAATTGCAGTGTATCGGTGCCACGACATTAGATGAGTACCGTAAATATATTGAAAAAGATGCTGCGCTAGAGCGCCGTTTCCAACCAATCCAAGTCAATGAGCCGACAGCATCAGAGTCCATCCAGATCCTTAAAGGATTACGTGATCGTTACGAGGCACATCACCGCGTGTCGATTACGGATGAAGCGATTGATGCTGCAGTGAAGCTTTCTGATCGCTATATTTCAGACCGCTTCTTACCGGATAAGGCCATCGATTTAATTGATGAAGCAGGTTCGAAGGTGCGCTTACGTTCTTATACGACACCGCCAAACTTGAAAGAGCTTGAAGCAAAGCTGGAAGAAATCAGAAAAGAGAAGGATGCAGCGGTTCAGAGCCAGGAATTTGAAAAAGCAGCTTCTCTAAGGGATTCAGAACAAAAGCTTCGTGAAGAGCTGGAAGAAACAAAGAACACATGGAAAGAAAAGCAAGGGCAGGAAAATACAGAAGTGACTGTTGAAGATATTGCGAAGGTTGTTTCGAACTGGACGGGAGTACCGGTATCGAAATTAGCCCAAACGGAAACGGATCGTTTACTCAAATTAGAGGAAATCCTTCATTCCAGAGTCATCGGGCAATCAGAAGCAGTCGTTGCGGTATCAAAAGCCGTGCGCCGTGCAAGGGCCGGCCTGAAAGATCCGAAGCGTCCGATTGGTTCCTTCATTTTCTTAGGACCTACAGGAGTCGGGAAAACGGAATTGGCCAGGGCACTTGCAGAGTCCATGTTCGGTGATGAGGATGCAATGATCCGTATCGATATGTCCGAGTACATGGAAAAGCATTCGACTTCCCGTTTGGTCGGTTCACCTCCAGGTTATGTAGGATATGAAGAAGGCGGTCAGTTAACGGAGAAAGTTCGCCGCAAACCATATTCGGTCGTTCTTTTAGATGAAATTGAAAAAGCACATCCGGACGTATTCAACATTCTCCTTCAAGTACTGGAGGATGGCCGTCTGACAGATTCTAAAGGAAGAACGGTAGACTTCAGGAATACAGTCCTGATCATGACTTCAAACGTTGGTGCACAGTCCCTTAAGAGCAATAAATACGTAGGGTTCAATATTCAGGATGGGAAACAGGATTATAAAGATATGAAAGGAAAGGTCATGGAAGAGCTGAAACGTGCTTTCCGACCTGAATTCCTTAACCGTATCGATGAAATCATTGTGTTCCATTCCCTTGAAAAAGATCATCTGAAAGAGATTGTGACATTGATGTCGAACCAATTGACAACCCGCTTGAAAGAGCAGGATATTCATTTAGAGCTTTCACCTGCTGCCAAAGAGAAAATAGCAGATGAAGGGTTCGATCCTGAATACGGTGCACGCCCTCTCCGTCGCGCTATCCAGAAATATGTTGAGGATAAACTGTCGGAAGAATTGTTAAGAGGAAAAGTGCTGACAGGGCAGAATATTTTGATCGACGTAGAAGATAGTGAATTTGTTGTAAAGGTTCAAGAAGAGGAAGCAGCCAATACGCCGACTTAA
- a CDS encoding UvrB/UvrC motif-containing protein, protein MVCQECNERPATLHFTKVVNGEKTEVHLCEQCAQDKGEMFMFDSSPGFSVNNLLAGLLNIAPAFKQAKETEIPKTEVLQCEKCKMTIHQFINVGRFGCAHCYETFKDELTPLLKRVHNGNVEHHGKVPERMGGAIHVKKKVLQLKSELQTMIADEEFEKAAEIRDEIRSLEKEIKKEGGDNE, encoded by the coding sequence ATGGTTTGTCAAGAATGTAACGAAAGACCTGCGACCCTTCATTTTACCAAGGTGGTAAACGGGGAAAAAACAGAAGTTCACTTATGTGAGCAATGTGCTCAGGATAAGGGTGAGATGTTTATGTTTGATTCTTCTCCCGGCTTTTCTGTGAACAATCTATTGGCAGGTCTTCTTAATATAGCTCCTGCATTTAAGCAGGCAAAGGAAACCGAGATACCTAAGACAGAAGTGTTACAGTGTGAAAAATGCAAAATGACGATTCATCAGTTCATTAATGTAGGACGCTTCGGCTGTGCCCATTGTTATGAAACGTTTAAAGATGAACTCACTCCATTATTAAAGCGTGTTCATAACGGGAATGTCGAACATCACGGTAAGGTTCCCGAGCGTATGGGCGGGGCCATCCATGTGAAAAAGAAGGTATTGCAGTTGAAATCTGAATTGCAAACGATGATTGCGGATGAAGAGTTTGAGAAAGCAGCCGAGATCCGAGACGAAATCCGCTCCCTGGAAAAGGAGATAAAGAAAGAGGGAGGCGATAACGAATGA
- the radA gene encoding DNA repair protein RadA has translation MAKKKTKFVCSSCGYESAKWMGKCPGCNEWNTMVEEVEMTGKKPRTSFMHSENTGPSKAEKLISIETKQEPRVLTESKELNRVLGGGVVPGSLILIGGDPGIGKSTLLLQVSAQLADQKQKVLYISGEESIKQTKLRADRLHVKSDDLYIFAETNLELIHQTIEQISPDFVIIDSIQTVFHPDVTSAPGSVSQVRECTAELMRIGKTKGIAIFIVGHVTKEGSIAGPRLLEHMVDTVLYFEGERHHSYRILRAVKNRFGSTNEMGIFEMKELGLEEVANPSEIFLEERSQGAAGSTVVASMEGTRPVLVEIQALVTPTSFNNPRRMATGIDHSRVSLIMAVLEKRAGMLLQQQDAYLKVAGGVKLDEPAIDLAVAASIASSFRDRASSAHDCIIGEVGLTGEIRRVSRIEQRVQEAAKLGFKRVIIPQNNLSGWQPPSDIEVKGVSNINEALSTILGG, from the coding sequence TTGGCAAAGAAAAAGACTAAGTTTGTGTGTTCATCTTGTGGATATGAGTCTGCTAAATGGATGGGGAAATGTCCGGGGTGTAACGAGTGGAATACGATGGTGGAAGAGGTTGAAATGACCGGGAAGAAACCACGGACGTCGTTTATGCACTCAGAAAATACCGGACCTTCTAAAGCAGAGAAGCTGATCTCCATCGAAACCAAGCAGGAGCCGCGGGTATTGACCGAGTCGAAAGAGTTGAACCGGGTGCTTGGGGGAGGCGTGGTACCAGGGTCGCTTATATTGATTGGTGGAGACCCGGGGATCGGAAAATCCACTTTGTTGCTGCAGGTTTCGGCCCAGCTTGCTGATCAGAAGCAGAAGGTTTTATACATCTCCGGAGAGGAATCCATCAAGCAAACCAAGCTGCGGGCAGATCGACTGCATGTGAAATCAGATGATTTATATATATTTGCGGAAACAAATCTTGAGCTGATTCATCAAACGATTGAGCAAATCTCACCGGATTTCGTCATCATCGACTCGATTCAGACGGTCTTTCATCCTGACGTGACGTCTGCTCCCGGAAGTGTATCCCAGGTAAGGGAGTGTACGGCTGAACTGATGAGAATCGGGAAAACAAAGGGCATTGCCATCTTTATTGTAGGGCATGTTACCAAGGAAGGCTCGATTGCAGGACCGCGTTTGTTGGAGCATATGGTCGATACCGTACTGTATTTTGAAGGGGAACGTCATCACTCCTATCGTATTTTAAGAGCGGTGAAGAACCGTTTCGGATCTACGAATGAGATGGGGATTTTTGAAATGAAGGAACTGGGCCTTGAGGAAGTGGCCAATCCGTCTGAGATCTTCCTGGAAGAGCGTTCACAGGGTGCAGCGGGTTCGACGGTCGTTGCCTCGATGGAAGGAACGAGGCCGGTTCTTGTGGAGATTCAAGCTCTTGTGACCCCAACCAGTTTTAATAATCCCCGAAGGATGGCGACAGGGATCGATCATAGTCGGGTTTCACTGATCATGGCTGTGTTGGAGAAGCGGGCAGGCATGCTATTGCAGCAACAGGATGCCTATCTGAAAGTGGCCGGGGGTGTGAAACTGGATGAACCGGCGATTGATTTGGCCGTTGCTGCAAGTATCGCTTCAAGTTTTCGTGACAGGGCGTCCAGTGCCCATGATTGCATAATTGGTGAAGTGGGTTTAACAGGTGAGATCAGAAGGGTATCAAGAATTGAGCAGCGCGTGCAGGAAGCAGCCAAGTTAGGTTTTAAGAGAGTGATTATTCCTCAGAATAATTTAAGCGGGTGGCAGCCTCCTTCTGATATAGAGGTCAAAGGGGTTTCGAA